From the genome of Halomonas sp. I5-271120, one region includes:
- the dnaK gene encoding molecular chaperone DnaK: MGRIIGIDLGTTNSCVAVLDGDSAKVIENAEGGRTTPSIIAYTDDGETLVGQAAKRQAVTNPQNTLYAIKRLIGRRFKDDVVQKDIKMVPYTITEADNGDAWVQVKDKKLAPPQVSAEVLKKMKKTAEDYLGEEVTEAVITVPAYFNDSQRQATKDAGRIAGLEVKRIINEPTAAALAYGMDKARGDKTIAVYDLGGGTFDISIIEVADVDGETQFEVLATNGDTFLGGEDFDMQLINYLVDQFKSDSGIDLSGDNLAMQRLKEAAEKAKIELSSAQQTDVNLPYITADNTGPKHLNVKVTRAKLESLVEDLVKRSMGPCKTALSDAGLSSSEIDDVILVGGQTRMPMVQKQVAEFFGKDARKDVNPDEAVAVGAAIQGGVLGGDVKDVLLLDVTPLTLGIETLGGVMTPLIEKNSTIPTKKTQTFSTADDNQTAVTIHVQQGERKQSSGNKSLGRFDLSDIPPAPRGVPQIEVAFDLDANGILNVSAKDKATGKEQSIVIKASSGLSEEEVEQMVQDAEAHADEDKKFEELVQLRNQADGMVHAAKKTIEEAGDKATDDEKQKIETAIAELEEASKGDDQEAIQAKLDALTEASGALAQKMYAEQAEGEQAEAGAEAGAKQEDDVVDAEYEEVNDDQKKQ; the protein is encoded by the coding sequence ATGGGACGCATCATCGGTATTGACCTGGGGACAACCAACTCCTGTGTCGCCGTTCTCGACGGCGACAGCGCCAAAGTCATCGAGAACGCTGAAGGTGGCCGCACCACGCCGTCCATCATCGCCTACACCGATGATGGCGAGACGCTGGTAGGTCAGGCGGCCAAGCGCCAGGCCGTCACCAATCCGCAGAACACCCTGTACGCCATCAAGCGCCTGATCGGTCGTCGCTTCAAGGACGATGTCGTCCAGAAGGACATCAAGATGGTGCCCTACACCATCACCGAAGCCGACAATGGCGACGCCTGGGTGCAGGTGAAGGACAAGAAGCTGGCACCGCCGCAGGTCAGCGCCGAAGTCCTGAAGAAGATGAAGAAAACCGCCGAGGACTACCTGGGCGAAGAAGTGACCGAAGCGGTGATCACCGTGCCGGCCTACTTCAACGACTCTCAGCGTCAGGCTACCAAGGACGCGGGTCGCATCGCCGGCCTCGAGGTCAAGCGCATCATCAACGAGCCGACCGCAGCTGCTCTGGCCTACGGCATGGACAAGGCGCGCGGCGACAAGACCATCGCGGTCTATGACCTGGGTGGCGGCACCTTCGATATCTCCATCATCGAAGTGGCCGACGTCGACGGCGAAACCCAGTTCGAAGTGCTCGCCACCAACGGCGATACCTTCCTGGGCGGCGAAGACTTCGACATGCAACTGATCAACTACCTTGTCGATCAGTTCAAGTCCGATAGCGGCATCGACCTGTCCGGCGACAACCTGGCCATGCAGCGCCTCAAGGAAGCCGCCGAGAAAGCCAAGATCGAGCTGTCCAGCGCCCAGCAGACCGACGTCAATCTGCCCTACATCACCGCTGACAACACCGGTCCCAAGCACCTCAACGTCAAGGTGACCCGTGCCAAGCTCGAGTCGCTGGTCGAGGATCTGGTCAAGCGCTCCATGGGCCCCTGCAAGACCGCCCTGTCCGATGCCGGCCTTTCCTCTTCCGAGATCGACGACGTGATCCTGGTGGGCGGTCAGACCCGCATGCCGATGGTGCAGAAGCAGGTCGCCGAGTTCTTCGGCAAGGACGCCCGCAAGGACGTCAACCCGGACGAAGCCGTGGCCGTGGGTGCTGCTATCCAAGGCGGCGTGCTGGGCGGTGACGTCAAGGACGTGCTGCTGCTCGACGTGACCCCGCTGACGCTGGGCATCGAGACCCTCGGCGGCGTGATGACGCCGCTGATCGAGAAGAACTCGACCATCCCGACCAAGAAGACCCAGACCTTCTCGACCGCGGATGACAACCAGACGGCCGTGACCATTCACGTCCAGCAGGGCGAGCGCAAGCAGTCCAGCGGCAACAAGTCCCTGGGTCGTTTCGACCTCAGCGACATTCCGCCGGCACCGCGCGGCGTGCCGCAGATCGAAGTCGCCTTCGACCTCGACGCCAACGGCATCCTGAACGTGTCCGCCAAGGACAAGGCCACCGGCAAAGAGCAGTCGATCGTGATCAAGGCCTCCAGTGGCCTGTCCGAGGAAGAAGTCGAGCAGATGGTCCAGGACGCCGAGGCCCACGCCGACGAGGACAAGAAGTTCGAGGAGCTGGTCCAGCTGCGTAACCAAGCCGACGGCATGGTTCACGCCGCCAAGAAGACCATCGAGGAAGCCGGCGACAAGGCGACCGACGATGAGAAGCAGAAGATCGAAACGGCCATCGCCGAGCTGGAAGAAGCCTCCAAGGGCGACGATCAGGAAGCCATCCAGGCCAAACTGGATGCCCTGACCGAAGCCTCCGGTGCGCTGGCGCAGAAGATGTACGCCGAACAGGCCGAAGGCGAGCAGGCCGAGGCCGGCGCCGAGGCGGGTGCCAAGCAGGAAGATGACGTGGTCGACGCCGAGTACGAAGAAGTCAACGACGACCAGAAAAAGCAGTAA
- the grpE gene encoding nucleotide exchange factor GrpE: protein MAKEPQTPSQQDEAEHSTLEEEIHDTVEAIEPESEAVDNAEADVLAAKVEELEESLKEAKDQQLRAAAEAQNVRRRAEQDVDKARKFALEKFVKELLPVIDSLEKAQEAMEDGASESHREGVAMTLKLQQDVLGKFGVEVVDPQGEPFDPQFHEALTMVPSPDVEPNSVIEVMQKGYLLNGRLVRPAMVVVSQAAS from the coding sequence ATGGCCAAAGAACCTCAGACGCCATCACAGCAAGACGAGGCCGAGCACAGCACGCTCGAGGAAGAAATTCATGACACCGTCGAGGCCATCGAGCCCGAGAGCGAAGCCGTCGACAACGCCGAGGCCGACGTGCTGGCCGCGAAGGTCGAAGAGCTCGAAGAGAGCCTGAAAGAGGCCAAGGATCAGCAGCTGCGCGCCGCGGCCGAAGCGCAGAACGTGCGTCGCCGTGCCGAGCAGGATGTCGACAAGGCGCGCAAGTTCGCGCTGGAAAAGTTCGTCAAGGAACTGCTGCCGGTCATCGACAGCCTCGAGAAGGCCCAGGAAGCCATGGAAGACGGCGCCAGCGAGTCGCACCGCGAGGGCGTGGCGATGACCCTCAAGCTGCAACAGGACGTGCTGGGCAAGTTTGGGGTTGAGGTCGTTGACCCGCAGGGCGAGCCGTTCGACCCGCAGTTCCATGAGGCGTTGACCATGGTGCCGTCGCCCGATGTCGAGCCCAACTCGGTCATCGAGGTGATGCAGAAGGGCTACCTGCTCAATGGTCGCCTGGTTCGCCCGGCGATGGTCGTGGTCAGCCAAGCTGCCAGCTGA
- the recN gene encoding DNA repair protein RecN, whose protein sequence is MLVQLAIQDFAIVERLDLELQGGMTAITGETGAGKSILLGALGLCLGERADAGSVRHGAERADLSARFDIADLPAARDWLDARELPADDCLLRRVITKGGRSKAWINGQPATIADLKALGEHLIEIHGQHAHQALLNEDTHLRLLDDFAGHRPAVTQLAETFRAWQSSRRQLKRLAEDGDEIQARRQLLRYQVEELDQLALAEGELAELEEEQERLAHAEEHLRESQFASECCESDEGGALTLLNQAMSHLSPLPGSEKGALAEALGMLDSARIQIEEAARELARFADATELDPERLSQVDHRLGEVHRIARKHHVMPEEMTALHQRLREELEGLDGGEHDIEALSAEVETLREQWRKQAKDVSEARRKAAKRFGKEVQGQLAFLAMGKARFEVALEERTSPAPDGLDRVQFLISANPGQPARALTKVASGGELSRISLAIQVVAASHSTIPTLVFDEVDVGISGATAEIVGQLLKRLGTSGQVMTVTHLPQVAAQAHQHLHIEKQAKRDSTQTRMALLDEGGRISELARMLGGVNLSERTLAHAREMLDASQRPHH, encoded by the coding sequence ATGCTGGTGCAGCTTGCCATTCAGGACTTTGCCATTGTCGAGCGACTCGACCTGGAGCTTCAGGGCGGCATGACCGCCATCACCGGCGAAACCGGCGCCGGCAAATCGATTCTGCTCGGCGCCCTGGGGCTTTGCCTCGGCGAGCGCGCCGATGCCGGCAGCGTGCGCCACGGCGCCGAACGCGCCGACCTCAGCGCCCGCTTCGATATCGCTGACCTGCCGGCTGCCCGCGACTGGCTGGATGCCCGTGAATTGCCCGCCGACGACTGCCTGCTGCGCCGGGTCATCACCAAGGGTGGCCGCTCCAAGGCATGGATCAACGGCCAGCCAGCGACCATCGCCGATCTCAAGGCGCTCGGCGAGCATCTGATCGAGATTCACGGCCAGCATGCCCATCAGGCGCTTTTGAACGAGGATACGCACCTGCGCCTGCTCGACGATTTTGCCGGCCATCGCCCCGCCGTGACCCAACTGGCCGAGACGTTCCGGGCCTGGCAGTCGAGCCGCAGGCAGCTTAAGCGCCTCGCCGAGGACGGCGACGAGATCCAGGCCCGTCGCCAGCTGCTGCGCTATCAGGTCGAAGAACTCGACCAGCTGGCGCTGGCCGAGGGCGAGCTCGCCGAGCTCGAGGAAGAGCAGGAACGCCTCGCCCATGCCGAAGAACACCTGCGCGAGAGCCAGTTCGCCAGCGAGTGCTGCGAAAGTGACGAAGGCGGGGCTCTGACCCTGCTCAACCAGGCCATGAGCCACCTTTCCCCTCTGCCCGGCAGCGAAAAAGGCGCCCTGGCCGAGGCACTCGGCATGCTCGACAGCGCGCGCATTCAGATTGAAGAAGCCGCCCGGGAGCTGGCACGCTTCGCCGACGCCACCGAGCTCGACCCGGAGCGCCTGTCTCAGGTCGACCATCGCCTTGGCGAAGTGCACCGCATTGCCCGCAAGCATCATGTGATGCCCGAGGAAATGACCGCCCTGCATCAGCGGCTGCGCGAAGAGCTCGAGGGTCTGGATGGCGGCGAGCACGATATCGAAGCGCTCAGCGCCGAAGTCGAGACCCTGCGCGAGCAGTGGCGAAAACAGGCCAAGGACGTCAGCGAGGCACGCCGCAAGGCAGCCAAGCGCTTCGGCAAGGAAGTGCAGGGCCAACTGGCTTTCCTGGCCATGGGCAAGGCGCGCTTCGAGGTAGCTCTCGAGGAGCGCACCAGCCCGGCACCGGATGGCCTCGATCGCGTGCAGTTCTTGATCAGCGCCAACCCGGGGCAGCCGGCACGAGCGCTGACCAAGGTCGCCTCCGGCGGCGAGCTGTCGCGCATTAGCCTCGCCATCCAGGTGGTAGCCGCCAGCCACTCGACGATTCCCACTCTGGTGTTCGATGAGGTCGACGTCGGCATCTCCGGTGCCACCGCCGAAATCGTCGGTCAGCTACTCAAGCGGCTCGGCACCAGCGGCCAGGTAATGACAGTGACCCACCTGCCCCAGGTAGCCGCCCAGGCGCACCAGCACCTGCATATCGAGAAACAGGCCAAACGCGACAGCACCCAGACCCGCATGGCGCTGCTCGACGAAGGGGGCCGCATCAGCGAATTGGCCCGCATGCTGGGCGGCGTCAACCTGTCCGAGCGCACCCTGGCGCACGCCCGAGAAATGCTCGACGCCAGCCAGCGCCCGCACCACTAG
- the fur gene encoding ferric iron uptake transcriptional regulator has protein sequence MADQNHELRKAGLKVTLPRVKILQILENAPDQHHLSAEDVYKALLEAGEDVGLATVYRVLTQFESAGLVVRHNFDGGHAVFELSHDEHHDHMVCLESGEIIEFYDEQIERRQQEIVDEHGYELVDHALVLYVRPKGSRATRQESPNSKKS, from the coding sequence ATGGCCGACCAGAACCATGAACTGCGCAAGGCGGGCCTCAAGGTCACACTGCCGCGCGTCAAGATACTGCAGATCCTCGAGAATGCCCCCGATCAACATCACCTGAGCGCAGAAGACGTCTATAAGGCGTTGCTGGAAGCAGGCGAAGATGTAGGGCTTGCCACCGTCTATCGCGTACTGACTCAGTTCGAGTCCGCGGGCTTGGTGGTGCGCCACAACTTCGACGGCGGTCACGCGGTCTTCGAGCTGTCTCACGATGAACACCATGACCATATGGTGTGCCTTGAGAGCGGCGAAATCATCGAGTTCTATGATGAACAGATCGAGCGTCGCCAGCAGGAAATCGTCGACGAGCATGGCTATGAGCTCGTTGACCATGCGCTGGTGCTCTATGTGAGGCCCAAGGGCTCCAGGGCCACGCGCCAGGAAAGTCCTAATTCCAAGAAATCCTAA
- a CDS encoding outer membrane protein assembly factor BamE, with product MQKLIKMVTLSLTLTLVTGCSYLGVYKRDLVQGNLVTQEAVSQLQPGMSRSQVKEIMGSPLLEAPFDDDEWDYLFRLDKAYGGVDKRRVTLSFENNRLADMSMSGDFDEALDFTAQPGMGPDNMPETDSAPLRPGNAPTVGTPIE from the coding sequence ATGCAAAAGTTGATAAAAATGGTCACCCTTTCGCTGACCCTGACGCTAGTCACCGGGTGCAGCTATCTGGGCGTTTACAAGCGCGATCTGGTTCAGGGCAACCTGGTGACTCAGGAAGCCGTCAGCCAACTTCAGCCCGGCATGAGCCGTAGCCAGGTCAAGGAGATCATGGGCAGTCCGCTGCTCGAGGCGCCCTTCGATGACGACGAATGGGATTACCTGTTCCGCCTCGACAAGGCCTACGGCGGTGTAGATAAGCGCCGCGTGACCCTGAGCTTCGAGAACAACCGGCTGGCCGACATGAGCATGAGCGGCGATTTCGACGAGGCGCTGGACTTCACCGCTCAGCCGGGCATGGGCCCCGACAACATGCCCGAGACCGATTCGGCGCCGCTGCGCCCGGGCAACGCGCCCACGGTGGGCACGCCGATCGAATAA
- a CDS encoding RnfH family protein, translated as MDATEAKAIRVEVAYALPARQKIVEMDVPFGTTARQAVSMAELGRYFPDVPAAEFLEANLGIFGKALRDPESQALREGDRVEVYRPLKIDPKAARAARAAKAAKSR; from the coding sequence ATGGACGCTACTGAGGCCAAGGCGATTCGGGTCGAGGTGGCCTATGCGCTGCCGGCACGCCAGAAGATCGTCGAGATGGACGTGCCGTTCGGCACCACGGCTCGCCAGGCGGTGTCGATGGCGGAGCTTGGGCGCTACTTTCCCGATGTGCCGGCGGCGGAGTTTCTGGAGGCGAACCTGGGGATCTTCGGCAAGGCACTGCGTGACCCCGAGAGCCAGGCCCTGCGCGAGGGGGATCGGGTCGAAGTCTATCGGCCGCTGAAGATCGACCCTAAGGCCGCGCGTGCAGCACGCGCGGCCAAGGCGGCTAAATCCCGCTAG
- a CDS encoding type II toxin-antitoxin system RatA family toxin, with amino-acid sequence MPTVNRSALVRHSPQAMFDLVNDFERYPEFLPGCRRARLIESDTEHLVGELTLAKAGVEQSFTTRNDLYSPERIELSLVQGPFRRLRGRWLFTPMGEQACKVSLEMEFEFANRLMGMAFGKLFQQVAGQLVDSFSRRANDLYGGDGRY; translated from the coding sequence ATGCCAACGGTCAATCGGTCCGCCCTGGTGCGGCATTCCCCCCAGGCGATGTTCGACCTGGTCAATGATTTCGAACGCTACCCGGAGTTCCTGCCGGGTTGTCGACGGGCCCGTCTGATCGAGTCCGATACGGAGCACCTTGTTGGTGAGTTGACGCTTGCCAAGGCCGGCGTCGAGCAGAGCTTCACCACTCGCAATGACCTCTACAGCCCGGAGCGCATCGAGCTGTCGCTGGTGCAGGGCCCGTTCCGTCGCCTGCGCGGACGCTGGCTGTTCACGCCGATGGGTGAACAGGCCTGCAAGGTCAGCTTGGAGATGGAGTTCGAGTTCGCCAACCGCCTGATGGGCATGGCTTTTGGCAAGCTCTTCCAGCAGGTGGCCGGTCAGTTGGTCGATTCCTTTTCGCGCCGCGCCAACGACCTCTATGGCGGCGATGGACGCTACTGA
- the smpB gene encoding SsrA-binding protein SmpB, with the protein MANKKGKGKGPSSNVIAQNKKARFEYHIDETFEAGLALSGWEVKSLRAGKAQLTDTYILIKNSEAWLLGSHITPLNTISTHELADPTRTRKLLLHRKEIAKIFSRTQDKGHTCVPLKLYWKQNLIKCELALVTGKKQHDKRATEKERDWNRQKARIMRDAK; encoded by the coding sequence ATGGCCAATAAAAAAGGCAAGGGCAAGGGCCCGAGCAGCAACGTCATCGCCCAGAACAAGAAGGCGCGATTCGAGTATCACATCGATGAGACCTTCGAGGCCGGTCTGGCCCTGTCCGGCTGGGAAGTAAAAAGTCTGCGCGCGGGCAAGGCTCAGCTCACCGACACCTATATCCTGATCAAGAACAGCGAGGCCTGGCTGCTGGGCAGTCACATCACGCCGCTCAATACCATCAGCACACACGAGCTGGCCGATCCGACGCGGACCCGCAAGCTGCTGCTGCATCGCAAGGAGATCGCCAAGATCTTCTCGCGCACCCAGGACAAGGGACACACCTGCGTGCCTCTCAAGCTGTACTGGAAGCAGAACCTGATCAAGTGCGAGCTGGCGCTGGTGACGGGCAAGAAGCAGCATGACAAGCGAGCCACCGAGAAGGAGCGCGACTGGAATCGGCAGAAGGCACGTATCATGCGCGACGCCAAGTAA
- a CDS encoding integrase arm-type DNA-binding domain-containing protein — protein MSRQTNKLSATAVKMVKPRDKAFKMADGGGLYLEVSPSGSKYWRMKYRHAGKEKRLAIGVYPDTSLVAAREARDEAKRQLSQGIDPSTAKRIARQQGEQAAANTFMAVAVEWLEKVHQHDVVPAHYQRNKRRLERDAFPIIGKRPISEITPPELLGCLRRIEERGHIETAHRLKTLCGQVFRYGISTGRVERDPTPDLRGALRPSKTRHYAALTDPKGVAELLRAIDGYGGQPTTIAALKLAPLVFTRPGELRQAKWADVDLKAATWTFEASKTGQPLIVPLPRQAVTILRELHELTGRNEFVFPGIRSSKRPMSNATIKAALDRMGFKGEMTAHGFRAMARTILAERLNYPEHYIEQQLAHAVKDSNGRAYNRTSHLEQRQEMLQSWADYLDALRIDKTAR, from the coding sequence ATGAGCCGCCAGACCAATAAGCTGTCCGCTACTGCCGTAAAGATGGTCAAGCCGAGAGACAAGGCATTCAAGATGGCCGATGGCGGCGGCCTGTATCTGGAGGTATCCCCCAGCGGGAGCAAATACTGGCGGATGAAGTACCGCCACGCCGGCAAGGAAAAGCGGCTGGCCATCGGCGTCTATCCTGACACTTCACTAGTGGCTGCCCGTGAGGCACGCGACGAGGCCAAGCGCCAGCTTTCCCAGGGAATTGACCCCAGCACCGCCAAGCGCATCGCTCGCCAGCAAGGCGAGCAGGCCGCCGCCAACACCTTCATGGCCGTGGCCGTCGAGTGGCTGGAGAAGGTTCACCAGCACGACGTAGTGCCGGCCCACTACCAGCGCAACAAGCGCCGCCTTGAGAGAGATGCTTTCCCGATCATCGGCAAGCGCCCCATCTCCGAGATCACCCCACCCGAACTACTCGGCTGCCTGCGCCGTATCGAAGAGCGAGGTCACATCGAGACCGCCCATCGATTGAAGACGCTTTGTGGCCAGGTCTTCCGCTATGGCATCTCCACTGGGCGCGTCGAGCGTGACCCAACGCCTGACCTACGCGGCGCCCTCAGACCCAGCAAGACCAGACACTATGCAGCTTTGACCGACCCCAAGGGGGTGGCCGAGCTACTGCGTGCCATCGACGGCTACGGCGGCCAACCCACCACTATCGCTGCCCTGAAGCTAGCGCCCCTGGTCTTCACCCGCCCCGGCGAGTTGCGCCAGGCCAAGTGGGCCGATGTGGATCTTAAAGCTGCCACCTGGACCTTTGAGGCCAGCAAGACCGGACAACCTCTCATCGTTCCCCTGCCCCGCCAGGCGGTGACAATCCTACGCGAACTGCATGAGCTGACAGGGCGTAACGAGTTCGTTTTCCCCGGCATCCGCAGCAGTAAGCGCCCGATGAGTAACGCCACGATCAAGGCGGCACTCGACCGCATGGGCTTCAAGGGCGAGATGACAGCGCATGGCTTTAGGGCAATGGCCCGCACAATCCTCGCTGAGCGCCTGAATTACCCAGAGCACTACATCGAGCAACAACTGGCGCACGCAGTGAAAGACAGCAACGGTCGCGCCTACAACCGGACCTCACACCTGGAGCAGCGCCAGGAGATGCTGCAAAGCTGGGCCGACTACCTAGACGCCCTTCGTATAGACAAGACAGCTAGATAA
- the mobV gene encoding MobV family relaxase yields the protein MAAHTKRSTTRNNAIIRATKLNCRKVGASAAHTWRTMPVPHADETRTHLNYDWRPVSSPKALRAAIHERLQLADNVSTDSVLTIEYVITGPHEAFAEQGGPVRWKAYFHDALGFLEARHGADNIVGANVQLDEKTPHLVVYAVPLVHYPATTRTRNVIQGKQNGEWVRGSQTFDVPARTALSASYFMGRRDQLRELQTMFANEVAIPHGLRRGLHHSAATHVTTKQYHQALTRGLAEQLSLSPDDLARQGLLWSRESPEEHAARVSDFVVEHYAPTVARAATADLDRRRADEMEEAARRTENALEEERKSHRQTRERLTGLVGGLSEEQVTKIRGFAQKCREKRREAEKNSKREEAQRHAAEHAERQRREDERAAQLRRLTPEALARLENDKRVAAWRLAVKRDDLEATLDTWAASGLFEVNGTLTPKGRDLIKKDTQTDTSSNPWTGQPANPLLRR from the coding sequence ATGGCAGCTCATACGAAGAGAAGCACCACCCGCAACAACGCCATCATCCGCGCGACAAAATTGAATTGCCGCAAGGTCGGGGCCAGCGCAGCTCATACATGGAGGACGATGCCGGTACCGCACGCCGACGAAACTCGGACGCATCTAAATTACGACTGGCGGCCAGTGTCTAGCCCAAAAGCCCTACGCGCCGCGATCCACGAGCGTCTGCAGTTGGCTGACAACGTGTCCACCGACTCGGTACTGACCATCGAGTACGTGATCACCGGTCCTCACGAGGCATTCGCCGAGCAGGGTGGACCAGTGAGGTGGAAAGCCTACTTCCACGACGCTCTAGGCTTCCTCGAAGCCCGTCACGGCGCTGACAACATCGTCGGGGCGAACGTCCAACTGGACGAAAAAACCCCGCACCTAGTCGTCTACGCCGTACCGCTGGTGCACTACCCGGCAACCACGCGCACGCGCAACGTCATTCAGGGAAAGCAGAACGGCGAGTGGGTGCGCGGGTCGCAAACCTTCGACGTGCCGGCCCGTACGGCACTAAGCGCATCGTATTTCATGGGCCGCCGTGACCAGCTGCGCGAGCTGCAGACGATGTTCGCCAATGAAGTGGCCATCCCACATGGCCTGCGCCGAGGGCTGCACCATTCCGCGGCTACCCACGTCACGACGAAGCAGTATCACCAGGCGTTGACCCGCGGCCTGGCCGAGCAACTGAGCCTGTCGCCCGACGATCTAGCCAGGCAGGGGCTGTTGTGGAGCCGAGAGAGTCCCGAAGAGCACGCCGCCCGAGTGAGCGACTTTGTAGTCGAGCACTACGCGCCCACGGTGGCCAGAGCAGCAACGGCCGACCTCGATCGCCGCCGCGCGGACGAAATGGAGGAGGCAGCCCGGCGGACGGAAAACGCCCTGGAGGAAGAGCGGAAATCCCACCGGCAGACTCGCGAGCGCCTGACCGGCCTGGTAGGCGGCTTATCCGAGGAGCAAGTCACCAAGATCAGGGGGTTCGCCCAGAAGTGCCGCGAGAAACGCCGTGAGGCCGAAAAAAACAGCAAGCGCGAAGAAGCCCAGCGCCATGCAGCGGAGCACGCGGAACGTCAGCGCCGCGAAGACGAACGGGCCGCCCAGCTGCGTCGACTGACCCCGGAAGCCCTGGCCCGGCTAGAGAACGACAAGCGCGTGGCAGCGTGGCGACTGGCTGTGAAGCGCGATGACCTTGAGGCGACGCTGGACACCTGGGCAGCTAGCGGTCTGTTCGAGGTAAACGGCACCCTGACACCGAAGGGTCGTGACCTCATCAAGAAAGACACCCAAACGGACACATCATCCAACCCCTGGACTGGGCAACCGGCGAATCCACTGCTCAGACGCTAA
- a CDS encoding AlpA family transcriptional regulator: MKNLIRRAEVLHRCAISNSTLYRLIDAGQFPAPVQVSSRNVAWVEHEIDEWIAHRICERPSSLGGSDA, from the coding sequence ATGAAAAACTTGATTCGTCGAGCCGAGGTCCTACACCGCTGTGCCATCAGCAATTCAACTCTTTATCGGCTGATTGACGCCGGACAGTTTCCAGCTCCAGTTCAGGTGAGCTCCCGGAACGTAGCGTGGGTGGAACACGAAATTGACGAGTGGATTGCCCACCGTATCTGTGAGCGTCCCAGCAGTTTAGGAGGTAGTGATGCCTGA
- a CDS encoding toprim domain-containing protein, with translation MPELRTIEAALAEALAQYGVTLVPKASGRFERFDTPDKPKGHANGWYRIHSPEAASFGIWHMDLTETVTLDGPHDPEAAAAARLEAMRARDRRDRERRQREAEAQTRAARWWAQSRPADSAFPYLTAKCLPPYNLRQRGDMLLMPLFCDGELVNLERIFPDGSKRPLPGGRTRGVFSLIGHLAGAGHVLVVEGWSTAAALHEAMGCPVVVARNADNLAPVARHLRQRLPEEVAIAIGGDDDRHLPAQGLPNKGRVAARHAALAIGARLLMPSFCDGCDACTDFADVRQCRGGGAHHDD, from the coding sequence ATGCCTGAGCTGCGTACTATCGAGGCCGCGCTGGCCGAGGCATTGGCCCAGTACGGCGTGACACTAGTGCCCAAGGCGTCCGGGCGCTTCGAGCGATTCGACACCCCGGACAAGCCCAAGGGCCATGCCAACGGCTGGTATCGCATCCACTCGCCCGAGGCAGCGTCCTTTGGCATCTGGCACATGGATCTGACCGAAACCGTCACCCTGGACGGCCCCCACGATCCCGAGGCGGCAGCGGCGGCCCGACTGGAGGCCATGCGGGCACGAGACCGGCGCGATCGGGAACGTCGGCAGCGGGAAGCCGAGGCTCAGACACGGGCGGCCCGCTGGTGGGCGCAGTCTCGTCCCGCTGACTCTGCTTTTCCCTACCTGACGGCCAAGTGCCTGCCGCCCTACAACCTGCGCCAGCGCGGTGACATGCTGCTGATGCCGCTGTTCTGCGACGGTGAGCTGGTCAACCTGGAACGCATCTTTCCCGATGGCAGTAAGCGGCCCCTGCCGGGCGGTCGCACCCGGGGCGTGTTCAGCCTGATCGGTCATCTGGCTGGTGCTGGGCATGTGCTGGTGGTCGAGGGCTGGTCAACGGCTGCCGCCTTGCATGAGGCCATGGGTTGCCCGGTCGTGGTCGCCCGCAACGCCGACAACCTGGCCCCGGTCGCCCGGCACCTGCGTCAGCGACTGCCCGAGGAAGTGGCCATCGCCATCGGCGGTGACGATGACCGCCACCTGCCGGCCCAGGGGCTGCCCAACAAGGGCCGCGTCGCGGCTCGCCATGCTGCCCTGGCCATCGGCGCCCGCCTGCTGATGCCGTCGTTCTGCGACGGCTGCGATGCGTGTACCGACTTTGCCGACGTTCGCCAGTGCCGGGGAGGAGGTGCCCACCATGACGACTGA